A region of Litorilinea aerophila DNA encodes the following proteins:
- a CDS encoding response regulator transcription factor codes for MGNRILVIDDDSVLSELVVYMLRGGGYEVVAAGDGEEGLRKFQAEPFDLVILDINMPGMDGFEVCRRIRSQSQVPIIMLTAQGSDEAVVRGLDLGADDYVTKPFRLKPLMARVRANLRRAQAPDPTFGRVRYHDDYLSIDLESQRIAIQGRAVKLTPMEYQLLATLVKNRGQVLEARKLLEQVWGQEYAEDLDYLRLYIWHLRRKIEPDPDHPRYIQDVGPLGYSFSPADAP; via the coding sequence ATGGGGAACCGTATTCTGGTCATTGATGATGATTCCGTCCTGTCGGAACTGGTGGTTTACATGTTGAGGGGGGGCGGCTATGAAGTGGTTGCGGCCGGAGACGGTGAGGAGGGTCTGCGCAAATTTCAAGCCGAGCCCTTTGACCTGGTGATCCTGGACATCAACATGCCGGGCATGGATGGCTTCGAGGTCTGCCGACGGATCCGCAGCCAGTCTCAGGTCCCCATCATCATGTTGACTGCCCAGGGCAGCGACGAGGCGGTGGTACGCGGCCTGGATCTGGGCGCGGACGACTATGTCACCAAGCCCTTTCGCCTGAAACCCCTGATGGCCCGGGTCCGGGCTAATTTGCGGCGGGCCCAGGCGCCGGACCCCACCTTCGGCAGGGTCCGCTACCACGATGATTACCTCTCCATCGACCTGGAATCCCAGCGGATTGCCATCCAGGGCAGGGCGGTGAAACTGACGCCCATGGAGTATCAGCTCCTGGCCACCCTGGTCAAGAATCGGGGGCAAGTGCTGGAGGCCCGTAAGCTGCTGGAGCAGGTTTGGGGGCAGGAATACGCGGAGGATCTGGACTACCTCCGCCTCTACATCTGGCACTTGCGGCGTAAAATCGAGCCCGATCCCGACCATCCCCGCTATATTCAGGACGTGGGGCCGCTGGGATATAGTTTTTCCCCTGCCGACGCTCCTTGA
- a CDS encoding RecX family transcriptional regulator, whose translation MAPTITALRVQKRNRERVNVYLDGEYAFAVNILTAARLKRGQELTEEEVARLRQEGERDLAYQRAVRFLGYRPRSRQELIRYLREKGYEADVIESTVARLEAQGFLDDQAFARFWVENRGRFRPRSARALRQELREKGIEPAIIEQVLAGLDGEALAWAAVTQRLARWKGLPWEAFEKKVMGYLARRGFDYQVARTVCQRAWETVQDEES comes from the coding sequence ATGGCGCCAACCATCACCGCCCTACGCGTGCAAAAACGAAATCGAGAGCGGGTTAACGTCTACCTGGACGGGGAATACGCGTTTGCCGTCAACATTCTGACGGCCGCCCGCTTGAAGAGGGGGCAAGAGCTCACCGAGGAGGAGGTGGCCCGGCTGCGCCAGGAGGGGGAGCGAGATCTGGCCTATCAGCGCGCGGTGCGTTTTCTGGGCTACCGCCCCCGCAGCCGACAGGAGCTGATTCGCTACCTGCGGGAGAAGGGCTACGAGGCGGATGTCATCGAGAGCACCGTAGCCCGGCTGGAGGCACAGGGCTTTTTGGACGACCAGGCCTTTGCCCGCTTCTGGGTGGAGAACCGGGGGCGCTTCCGGCCCCGCAGTGCCCGCGCGCTGCGCCAGGAGCTGCGGGAGAAGGGCATCGAACCGGCCATCATCGAGCAGGTGCTGGCGGGGCTGGACGGGGAGGCGTTGGCCTGGGCCGCTGTGACCCAGAGGCTTGCCCGCTGGAAGGGCCTGCCCTGGGAGGCGTTTGAGAAGAAGGTGATGGGGTACCTGGCCCGGCGTGGCTTCGACTACCAGGTGGCCCGAACCGTCTGTCAGCGGGCCTGGGAGACGGTGCAGGATGAGGAAAGCTGA